The nucleotide window tatataagtcgcactggactataagtcgcagagccgcgcgcatgcgagcacgcgagcacccgcgcgcgcatgcgagcacctgctcgcgtgcactcgctcctgcccgcttcactgcataacccgagcagaagaaagaaagtttgaagtgagtgagaaacttgtaagggactggcgaaaagcagaggttactttaactgtgatgaagaagaaaaagaaatctacttgcggactgtaagcaagatggccagagctgaaggaaacgagtccacagacggttgaactctctgccgggagaggctcagccgcgcgagacgaacgctgtgagactcgttctccgctgcatattttacaacatgctgtttgtgttttgcagaataagattttcttgatgggggcattttgtttgtgttcagtctttctaagttgttgtctataagtaaatattaggctacaggagcagcatagagcgcattctcgcggctatatgtttattcttttcagtcagtatgaattaaatttgatatataagtcgcacctgactataagtcgcaggaccagccaaactatgaaaaaaagtgcgacttatagtccggaaaatacggtaattcgtcctgtggttggccagccgtcagacctccgctcatcttcacacacagatgaagatattagtgttgaaatccgatggctcagaaaggccttcattgacaccaatgtcatttcctctctcaagacccataaaggcactaaagacgtcgttacaaagcccatctcactacagcggctctacaatcattgatgaagaggccagaatagagttagtgcgcaaaaacactaaataacgacttatatagtgatggccgatttcagaacaaagcttcgaaccgttatgagtcagtgaatcgattcatgattcgaaccgttatgagtcagtgaatcgattcatgattcggatcgccaaagtccaTTTAGTTCattatatacacattttttgagataggaattttgggttttcatgagctgtatgccaaaatcatcagtattaaaacaataaaagacctgaaatatttcagttggagtgcaatgaatctgaaatatatgaaagtttaatttttatcattacattatggaaactttatcacaatatgctatttttttgagaaggacctataCCTTCATCTGTGTgagaagatgagcggaggtctgacggctgtccaaccacaggaggaattaatgacaggatttacatttttggctgaactaaccctttaaatgcttCAGCGGTGTAATAAATGTGTCCTGGGGCCTATTGcgcaaaactaggataagggattaagccgggatatgttggtgatcttgtcatctagACTTATCCGCTGTCATCTCAGCAGATAAATTGAGCCAAGATCAcaaagatatcccggcttaatcccttatcctagttttgtggcCACAGGACTCTTCATTCTTAAAGATGCACGCATAACAATGACTAAAATAATGCGTCACAAAGACTCCATGCTGAGCCCATATGAAATATGGCTGTCCATGTTACAGTGTgattattatacatttaagtgctGAGAAGTATTAATTTACACATACTAGTTGCATacaattatgcatcatttactgttattactacgGTGAGTTCATGTAACGGACACTAAAAGTCCTACACTACCAAATACTCACAAACTACTAGTCAATTAATAGTttgtataaataatacatttcgttttttcatattttcatttgAATTGGAGTTAATTTGAGTAATTTTGTTGtatgtttttcattgtttttaatgtatatatagtttttatttgAGTTTAGATTCAGTAATTTTAGTAATACATTatgtgaaattaaataaaaattagattaaatcatttttatgtgcattttatttcaagtaacaaaaatgtttttgtttgttttcaaaataaaattggTTTGTTTTATAAGTTGTTTTTCTATTTTAGTAGTGCATCATGTAAAACTACAGAAAAATGAGATTAAATCATTtcatttgcattttatttaactttttattttaagtcGCAAAAAATGTCTAGATAGATGTCttattttttcttcatgttttagtttttattctAGTAGTACATCAAGTAAAAACAAATATGAACCAcaaatgtttgttttcaaaatatttgtttttatatttttagtttatatttTTTGCACAGTTTTGTGTTTAATCATTGTTGTTTTATGTTAGAAATATTAGAAATAGCTGAAATATAACCAgtttattgttttttaatttcagttattaaacggctctgtgaaatacttgattctgattggtcaatcgcccattccagcggtatgttattcccagataacacacaccgctcatccgggtactgcgagttatctcgaccggttctacttctgtgcttaacgctggcgccatcttgtggcttaaacagccgtgggttacaatggaagacttcaaggcaggtttcctttataaagttttaaatatggatatttttctgacacaaacgcatcgattggaatcagaaggctctattaacccatcggagtcgtgtggagcacgttatttgacggacagctgcatttaatggacttcagaaacagctccaactactgctgggattaacgttagcctggactttttaaatataactctgattgtatttgtctgacagaagaatgtcataaacacctataatgacctgagggtgagtaaatcagaggcttggtttcatttttggctgaactaacactttatcattccttttcaacatttagcagcaatagataaaggcttaaagcagtctggaactgtttctcttcgcggaagctttgcagaagagctaaaaaaaatatttaatctcaagacaatattttgtgtctaatttatttgagaatagtagccgtgtaataagcgggatattACCTCCGCTCCacgtcggggtttattctgcgataccAACCGGCTGGgagtacattatcccttacttaatgTTCATTTTAGTTAACGTCAATATTCCTGACCGTAAGACAATAAAGAGCTAACTGAATGTCAGAACATATAGGAACCAATGGGAGTGAGTCCTCACCATCCTCCGTCCGCTCACAGTCCCGCGCGACGTGGCCCGGCTCTCCGCAGCGATAGCAGAACAGATCTAGCGGCGACAGGAGAAATATGTTACTCACACGCTACTCACACACTACCCACACGCTACCCACACGCTACCCTCAGGTTATCCACACGCTACTCACATGTTACCCTCAGGTTATCCACACGCTACTCACACGTTACCCACAGGTTATCCACACGCTACTCACTCGTTACCCACAGGTTATCCACACGCTACTGACAGACTACCCACAGGTTATCCACACGCTACTGACAGACTACCCACAGGTTATCCACACGCTAGCCTCAGGTTATCCACACGCTACTCACACGTTACACACACGCTACTCACACGTTACCCACACGCTACTCACACGTTACCCACGTTTTCCACACGCTACTCACGTTATCCACAAGCTACTCACGTTACCCACGTTATCCACACACTACTCACACACTACTCACACGCTACCCACAGGTTATCCACACGCTATCCACACGCTACTCACACGCTACCCACAGGTTATCCACACGCTACTGACGGACTACCCACAGGTTATCCACACGCTACTCACAGGTTACCCACAGGATATCCACACGCTGCTCACACGTTACCCACAGGTTACCCACACGCTACTCACACATTACCCACAGGATATCCACACGCTACTCACACGTTACCCACAGGCTACTCAGACATTACACACACGCTACTCACACGTTACCCACACGCTACCCACCTTTTCCACATGCTACTCACGTTATCCACACACTACTCACGTTACCCACGTTATCCACACACTACTCACACGCTACCCACAGGTTATCCACACGCTACCCACAGATTACCCACGCGCTACTCACACATTACCCACAGGTTATCCACACGCTACTCACGTCACGTTGTGGTTATCCACACGCTACCCACAGGTTATCCACACGCTACCCACAGGTTATCCACACGTTACCCACAGGTTATCCACACGCTACTCACACGTTACCCACAGGTTATCCACACGCTACTCACACGTTACCCACAGGTTATCCACACGCTACCCACAGGTTATCCACACGCTACCCACAGGTTACCCACACACTACTCGCACGTTACCCACACATTATTCACACGCTTCTCACACATTACCACCAGGTTATCCACACGTTACCCACACATTATTCACACGCTTCTCACACATTACCACCAGGTTATCCACACGTTACCCACACACTACTCACACGTTACCCACACTCTTCTTACACGTTACCCACAGGTTATTCATACGCTACTCATGTTACACACGTTATCCACACGCTACTCATGTTACACACGTTATCCGCACGTTACTCACGTTAACCACAGGTTATCCACACGTTACTCATGTTACCCACAGGTTATCCACACGCTACTCACACGTTAACCACAGGTTATCCACACGCTACTAACACGTTACCCACAGGTTATCCACACACTACTCACACGTTACACACACGCTACTCACACGTTACCCACAGGTTATCCACACGCTACTAACACGTTACCCACAGGTTATCCACACACTACTCACACGTTACCCACACACTACTCACACGTTACCCACACGCTACTCACACGTTACCCACAGGTTATCCACACACTACTAACACGTTATCCACACACTACTCACACGTTACACACACGCTACTCACACGTTACCCACAGGTTATCCACACGCTACTAACACGTTACCCACAGGTTATCCACACACTACTCACACGTTATCCACACACTACTCACACGTTACACACACGCTACTCACACGTTACCCACAGGTTATCCACACGCTACTAACACGTTACCCACAGGTTATCCACACACTACTCACACGTTACCCACACTCTTCTTACACGTTACCCACAGGTTATTCATACGCTACTCATGTTACACACGTTATCCACACGCTACTCATGTTACACACGTTATCCGCACGTTACTCACATTAACCACAGGTTATCCACACGTTACTCATGTTACCCACAGGTTATCCACACGCTACTCACACGTTAACCACAGGTTATCCACACGCTACTAACACGTTACCCACAGGTTATCCACACACTACTCACACGTTACACACACGCTACTCACACGTTACCCACAGGTTATCCACACGCTACTAACACGTTACCCACAGGTTATCCACACACTACTCACACGTTACCCACACACTACTCACACGTTACCCACACGCTAGTGTTGGGCGATATGCCTAATTTTCCAATCGTCATATCGTCAGCCTGTGAGATCGCCGATACGCGATCTTATCGCGTTGGGGCGGAGCATTCAGTGgcataactttgttttaaaaagtgggtgggacagtctcacgaaaatgcgtatagtacgagtgtgcaatctcgtgaatgtatacgtcaaaatgagctttggcttaCAAATGgtaggctacgcagttttttgtgtgcatatgatacacactttatggcgtattataaggggatgcatctaaacacaatatagcgttagtgtccagatttttcacgtgaataaaggcatagatttgcacactttaaaTCCTCgtattttttctcattaaaaccgaatatcatcagtGATTGTACAtgaagagcagggacagtttttgtgcattttgtttcgtgatttTACCGGAACGAATACAAAAGTTAGATTAAAGTGCTCTGCACATGCACGAGCcacgagagaaatctgcagcactgaaaacagcggcaacgagcgccagatcgcctcttatttaacaatcgaaatgatgctcttctagttaaccagatgtgttgtgtttgtattatttaggttcatccgtgaagcaatCCGTGTGCAACTGGTctgctgttgcataccacaaacacagcatttattcattattttttatttaaaatccaaaagtttttactgaacatggctcgtcactagcctacataaacagcattttattcaattaatttattcatatttagatttagctcacacaagtggcaaaacatttaaacataggttatagcctaaatcacaaacattttaaattagaaacttacaataggctattcaaaaacagccgactctcgtcttttctttcgtttttaaaccttttaaagGAAATCCTGCAGTCTCGTTTCCTTGCttaacttgagaaaaaaagccatgtgttgactttgaaacaagagtaggcctatattttaaattatacgCATCTGTGgttaaattactagattttcgcgtcaatagcctacctgtttattttaatgcgaacaatgttctgtcgttttaatgcagcaacgcagcgcagcaaaaaatagcctcggtacgaaaacgatccgtgcactgctgcagacgcaccgctcc belongs to Pseudorasbora parva isolate DD20220531a chromosome 22, ASM2467924v1, whole genome shotgun sequence and includes:
- the LOC137058549 gene encoding mucin-3B-like encodes the protein MLLTRYSHTTHTLPTRYPQVIHTLLTCYPQVIHTLLTRYPQVIHTLLTRYPQVIHTLLTDYPQVIHTLLTDYPQVIHTLASGYPHATHTLHTRYSHVTHTLLTRYPRFPHATHVIHKLLTLPTLSTHYSHTTHTLPTGYPHAIHTLLTRYPQVIHTLLTDYPQVIHTLLTGYPQDIHTLLTRYPQVTHTLLTHYPQDIHTLLTRYPQATQTLHTRYSHVTHTLPTFSTCYSRYPHTTHVTHVIHTLLTRYPQVIHTLPTDYPRATHTLPTGYPHATHVTLWLSTRYPQVIHTLPTGYPHVTHRLSTRYSHVTHRLSTRYSHVTHTLLARYPHIIHTLLTHYHQVIHTLPTHYSHVTHTLLTRYPQVIHTLLMLHTLSTRYSCYTRYPHVTHVNHRLSTRYSCYPQVIHTLLTR